The Drosophila yakuba strain Tai18E2 chromosome X, Prin_Dyak_Tai18E2_2.1, whole genome shotgun sequence DNA segment TTCTCCAGAAGAGTGCTTAATCGACTGATTTCGATGGCTCTCTGCGATATCTCTTCCATGGCCTGCGAAAACTGAGCCTCTCCTTGCCGCCGCTCCGCGTTTGCCGCATCCAACTGAGAATCTAACAGGGCAATACGTTCCCTCTGGCGCTGCAGCTCCTGTTGGCCAGCTTCCCGGGCCTGTTTCACTTCCGCCAGCTCAGATCCCAGTTCCTCCTGCTTGAGCAAAACTGCCTCGCGCTCCTCCTGTGATGTCTTGATCAGATCCAGAAGTTTCTGCTCCCTCTCCGAAGCACTTACTTCAGGTGCAGGCTGCTTGGTGTCCCGAAGTAGCAGCTCTTGCAGCGTGCTGATCTGCGTACGCGATTCATTTAGCTTCTCTGTCTGTCGGCATAGCGACTGGAAGAGCACGTCCTTCTCCTCGGCGAGACGCTCGTTCTCGGTCTGCGTATCCGTCAGCTGGGTTTGCAAGTCGGCCAGCTCCTGCAATGTAGCCTGTAGCTCCTCGTTGGTGGAGTAGTGTGTCTCCTCCATTTGAATGATCTTGTCTTGCAGGCAGGCTACAGAGATTTCGCTGGAGGATGACTGTTTATCCCAATCAGGAGTGAGGCAGGGTGTGCCATCATGCGCATCGTGTGTCTGGATATAGGAACAATATGGGGATAATGTTAGGAGCTGTTGCATCACTAGAAATCGCCTGCAAATACTTACACTGGGCAGGGCTATTGAAGCGGGCGCTGAACTGTGCAGCCGCTGCGAGTCTTGAATGATCTGGTGCTTCTCCGCATCCGACAGCGGTGAGTTTACTACGTCCCGCAGCCGATTGCGCAGAGATTCATTCTCGTATTTCAGATTGCCGATTTCCATCTGGGCCTTTTCCTGTAGACTCTGTAAGCACAAGTATCAGACTGATCAgttttgtttctttattttctcgcTGGGCTGCGttgatgtggctgctgttgcattaCGACGCAAAAGCAGACTACAACAGCCAATTAAAGGAGCGCTATGTGTCGCATTTAATATTCACGAATAAGTGAGGGTGGCGAAGCGCAGCGTCCAAGATCACGGCTTAACTGAGAATACTCTTTACTAACGCTTTTTAACCCGGTTATAACCTTGTTTTTCATAGGATTGCTAACTAAGAACAATACTTTTCGGACTTATTCAAATATAAAGATTAACTCTGAAACTATGTTATTTTAGCTAGTAAATTGAAATGGCTCACTTCCTCTAACTTAAATTTCTAGACCGCCCCCTTAGTGCAAGTGTATATGATGACTTGATGACTTTATCAACGCGGCAGAGGCAACAGAAACATCAATCAGCCGTGACAACACAGCAGCAACTTGTGGTTAGCCAGCGTCCCCGTTTTCGCTTGCCGTGCGCACCCCCCGTTAGCCGGCCCAACCATCTACACCCCCTGGCGAACTTTAGCGCACCTGCATCTTAACCAGATCGCCCTTCAGCTTGGCCACCTCGCTTTGGTATGGCAACAGCTCCGTGATGCGTGTCTCCAGTTGCGTTTGCTCGCTTCTGAATCTCTCCAGCTGTTTGTGCAGCTCCTGCATTTTGTTGTTAGCCTGTGTGGTTGAGTTTCGATTAATATATGAAAAGTGGGCAGCAAATGGAGACCTAACTTACCTCTagtagttgctgttgttgctgttcgttGTTGAggagttgctgttgctgctgttgctggtagctgctggctgccacagcggcaacagcaacggcagctgctgctgcgggaAAAGCGCTGACCGGACTATCAGCACTGGTGCTGCTCCCGTTCgccgatgttgctgttgcagtggccgtggctgctgctgctagtTGCTGGTAGAAATctgctgcagcggcggcagcagcgccACCATCTTGGAGTGCGGCCAATGCGTTGTTGTtattgatgttgctgttgctggagcCCCCAGTCGCTGAAGCCTGCGGCACTGCTGCCAGGGAAGTCATCAGTGGTTGCTGTGGATCATGTAGCTCAGGTGCATTGCTGTGTGGCTGCTGCACTGGCAACTGCTTTGGCTGCTTTTGTCCCTTGAGCTTGGACTTCTTCTGAGGCAAGGTGTTGCTTTGAggcttctgttgctgttgttgctgctgctgctgctgtagctgtagctgctgctgctgttggcgcctctgttcctgctgctggtTGGTCAGGAGTAGCGCCCCCTCGTCTCCCACATCCACGCCCCTTTCGTAACTGCCGGTCTCCTGGGGGGCGTAAAACTTTGTAGTTGCTGCGGTGatgctgtgctgctgctgctgctgttcgtGGGCGGTATTTAATGAAGTGCTCGATTGCGACTTCTGCCGATTGTTGTTGGAGGagttctgctgctgcttgtgcGACGAGTTGGAGGAATGGGAGCTGGAGGTGCCCTGTCCTCTGCGGAACAAGGATTTCAGTTTGATCATCTTGCTGCCAGTCGTTCCTTGCTCGTTGCAAAACGTGAACCATCAACAATATACTTGTTGCTTTTCAACTTATTTAATATCAACCATCATATGCCTTTATTGTGGCTTGTATACTAATTGCAGTCTGTTGTTAAACTCGATTACTTTGATCTTTTATCGTTCGTAGTGCTTTTAATGTTTCCTAATGTgtaattatacaaattttactaaaatgttcgttttttttttttcgtttgtcgTTGAATGTCACTTGTcgatatttgttattattcttGTTATAAACTTATTTCGTTCAGAACGTGTACTGCAAGACGGGCGACGAATGAGTCAATGGATGAATAGAGAAAAGCGGGCTTGAAATTAGATTTCACAAGCAACAGATGCTCGTGTTGCATGCAACATCAGCAAAAGTATACAACAATACAACCCGCTTGAAACGGCGAACAATCGCACTGCATTGTTATTGTGACTGGGAGAGCGGCtaagagagatagagagagagagagagagaaagataaaagagaaatcaaaacaaacgcACAATCGCATTTGCATTCACACCCGGTTATCGTCGAAACTGAAGTTGTGTCCACTTCTATCAGTTCATTCTTGGCGTACATCTCGGGTTCAGTGCTGGAATGGTTATGGAATGGGAATAGAAGCCACAAAGACACATTGCATTTGGGCCCGGGCGCTGCTTCAACGTCAACAATTCGACAGCCGCACTTGAACACACTGAGAGTCACACGTACGCTTCTGGTTCTGGACAAACGGGGCCAAGTcaccagccaccagcagaaGTCAGAAGTTAAATAAGTGAATATGAATGTACATGGCTTGCGAGAACGGGGATCGCCTTCCCCGCGGATAGTCCGCGCGAATCACCATATCCTTGATCTCTGCTGTGGGCGTTGGGCTTGTGCGCGCGAGAGAGGACTCTTTCTCTTCACCCACTGTCCACAGAGACCACCCCACCTCTCACCTCTCCACACTCTCTCGAAGCAGGggcagtgtgcgtgtgtgctttCACATGCACGCCGAATTACTCATGTCACGAAGCGTCACGAAAACGGAGCGAGAAGACAACAGGAGAACAAAATGAACTGCAACTGAACAAATGGCATTGCCAGCTGACCGCAGCGGAGCTGCACTTGCAACGGGCCGAACAGAGAAGTGTTGCAAAACAGACAGATCTCCAGATTTCGCTGGTTTGCCATTTATGGCCTCGAATGATTTTTGTTCGGATTTCTTTTTTGTGACAGCGACCCACGCGAAACATACAAATTGTGTATTTCACTTTGGGCCAAAAATTGAAACGCAAACAGTGGAGTGACATCATGCTGAGCACGAacgaaaaacgaaattaaattcatgtATTCAGAGGAACACATTTTCTGCCTAATTGCTGATGGACACGGGAGTTTTCCTTATCACCTGGCCGGGGGTTTATCTTTATCATGTTTGCACAGCGATAAGTTGGATAATTGGACAGTATACACAAGCACGCATCCGACTTGGCCTTGGAATTCTTATTTTCAGCAGCAATTTAAATGCGCGCCCAAATTCGGGCACTGTGCAATACTCAAAATGCAACTGCGGTGCTGGGAGTGAGGGGCAAAACAGGATGTTGGGAGAGCGAGGGAGAGCGGAGATCTGCTTGCCCTTCAACGAGAGGCAGCGACAACAATGGAGTTGCCAGAAAGGGAACAGTAATTGAATGAAAAtcagaaagagagagcgagagaaagGTGGATAATGAATCAACGCGTCAACAATCAAACATTAGCAATGCTGTTTAACTATGTACACCAGATAGCTGTAAAAGGaatttcttttccttttcacACTCTCtttcgtaaaaaaaaaaaaaaaaaaaaaaactgcaataCGCCAACAAAACGAAAGGCCAACTTTACACGCACACCTATACGCTGCTCAAACAATACACGCACACCTTTACACGTACACGTACACGTACGTACCGAGCGAAGAACTTTGTTGCTCATTGCCAATTTGTTATAAACCTTAACTCCAGCACATATTTCGTTGGGAAacagtaaacaaaaataaaggtAAATCACGCAAAACGAGGTGAGCCACGCACGACACCAAATAAGAGAACAACTGACGACAAAGCGACGCGCGTTTCGGTTTTCTGCTGCTTCCCGACAACAACAAGTGTCTAGTCGACGGCGGCTATCGATATACCCGATAACACTTAACGCCGGGGCGCTGCGGTCAAGGCGCATGCGTGACACGATGTTCAACACTGGTTGGGCGCGAAGTACTAGCACTTTTAAATCGTTAAACTTATTATtgcaaattttattaaaataataaacttatacTACTAATAAACCTAAACTTTGTACAAGGCTTAATTACTTGACCTTTTTGGACAAGGCTAAAAATAATGTCgatgaaaataataattaggCAATAACTTATTTGGTTTCAATGAACTCTTGCCCATCGAAATTCTCCCCAGTGCACAGAAATAAATTCAGCGGCTGAGTAATTTAAACtataactataaatatttcacGAATACTATATGATGTAGATGAGCTGCTGAGCTCCAGAACTTTTAACGACGAAATTGGCTAgggattttattttccctcAGTGTCGCCCAGTTGGATAAGTCTTCCACCCGTTCTTCCGAGCTTTTCCTCAGCTGCCTCTTTTCCAGCGTGCGTCTTATCAAAAACAAAGCAGCAAAGCTGCTAAAGCAACCGCAAGAAGCAGCAAAGCGTGTCTGCAAAGCGTGTTCGTGGGAGAGGGGTTCACTCGCGGCTTTCAGCATTTCTGCCACTTCCACGTTTCTTCGCTCTTTCCCCACCCCATTTCTCTTTTATGATTTGTATTGCTTGCAAGCTacgtacgtacatacatacgtagCTTAGAGGTCTATGACCAAGAGGCCAGGCCGAAACAGAGCTTACCGCCCGTCCCccaaaatattaaagaaatgatAATGAATAAAAGAAGCTGAAGGTTTTTCAGTTGGGCTAAATGGGGGGGGTTCAAAGCCACCGGCCATTCACTGGCGTGTAAAAGGCTAAATATCTGTAAGATTTCGTTTTTTCGGTGGCACCCAATTACTTTCCAGCCAAATTTGGTGGAGTTCTAACGCCTTGGAAATTGGAAGAGATTTCTGTGACACAGCGTTTACAAATGTTACGCTTTGGCGCGCCAAAGAAATGTGTTGACGATATCGGTGCTTTTCCCACACTTTCAGGAAATTACGCGGATCAGATGACAGAACACAGATCTTTCAGCAGAGATATCAATTTACGAGGTGacctctctctttctttcaAAATGTGTCCCAAGAACACGAGCGAGTTTAATGGGCCTGGAAATACAAGTTAAAGGATCCCATGGCCATGTGCCCCTTGCTTTCGAGGTGGAACTTAGTGGGGAAGTCTGTAAGGGTGGGGATAAGGGGAGGGTTAAGGGCAAGGAATAGCGATTTGAATAGTTTTGCAGCCACTTTTCGCCGCTGCAGCGGACTGCGCAGTCGCGGCGCACTGCGTGTTTACCGTTACCACTCGAATTAGACGCGGGtcttttttgatatttatgtgtatgttTCTGTTCGTGTTTATCGACCTTTGTTCGCTCCGCTTGTCTTACGTACATTGTGTGTTGTTGTACGAACGGCGGAcacaataaattatttttagaaaatggtttcgttttcgctaatataaacatttatgcGTGGCTCGGAGTTTTAAAGTTGCTTTGTTGATGGTTTACGTTTTGCTGCGCTGCTTACGTCTTTGTTGCTAGTGCAGAAGCAGAAAGTGGAAGTTTCAAAATTTCACTTTCCCGAAATTGATATAATGCTCTTTTGATGGTTATAGTATTAAAAACCACCAGCAACAACGATCTGCTTTATGCTTTACATTTCTTTGcgtttttgtttcattattCTACTCACCCTGCTTCCCGCGGCGAATGTAGAAAATGAAGAAGTGCTGAAGAGAGAGGCAGAGGTGGGGGCGCGGAGGCAGCCGAAATCAAACGGTTCTTCTCCTAGATTGGCCCTTCCTTTTAGATGTATTTAACTGTATATCCGTGGTTTCAAATCCGTTGTTTTCGCGTGTACTACTCTATTTGTACGCACTTGCACCTTagattttttgttgtttctggacaccaaaaaaacaaaaacaaaatagatCGAAGGCTCGGgctacacacacactgaacacactcgaaaaaaaacagcTGGCGCGttaattacattaaaaattCGCAAGCGAAACCTTCGAACAATGGCAGAAATGCAACTAATTAGCAATTATTTGCAgatttctttgtttctttACGCTTCTTCTTTGCACAAATTCCAATTAGACGATGCGGCGGCAGCCATCTGcaaatgccatttgttgttgaGTCCCGTTATTTTGCAGACAGAGCAAGTGCAGTTATAGGCGAAACTGGGGGAGCGGACGAGCGAAAGAAATAGCCAATGACCTCCCCTTGATGACGGGctattaatattcatttacaTGGCTTTCCTTGACTTGTTTTTGTGTGCAGTGGAACACATGACTCCACACAGGAGGATGCTGCTGTTTGATTTGTTGCTTTATTAATAGAAGTCACACAATTGCCAATCTCCGATTGGATTCACAGCCGCTCGCGGGGACACCACCGATTGCCGGACTACCGGAGTTGTTACTTGGTTAGTTAACCAGCGCCTATAGCCGCGATTAGTCCCGTTGCAGCCTGCCAATATGTTAcgcttttgcttttggaaTTTGTTATTGCGGTGGCTTGTTATCGCTTAACGATACGATTTGTCCGCGGTCAACGTCGCGTcgctgctttttgttgttgcgttttgttattgttgttattgctggaGATGGGAGATCTTCGATTAGTTTCACTTTTTCGCTGCCTTAGTGTGGCCGTTGCCAGAGTGTCTCTAAATACCAAAGACGAAAGCTACCttactttaaattttaaatcattttaattatatataaagttTGTAAGTGGAATTTCACAAAAAAGTTAAGAGAGTCGTGGGCAATAAATGATGAACCTGCCGCTAGGCGTCGCTCTCGTGCATTCTCCCACACACCAATTTCTAACACAACACAATTAAGTCCTATTTATAAGCTTTATTGGTAATAAACGTACGCTggctaacaaaaaaattgtggTTCACTGCACCAGTGGGCGCTCCAGTTACTCCTTGACCCGCTCCACCTCGCTGGAGTCGAACGGCACCTCCTCCACCTTGTGGAACCCGGAGAACCTGATGATCTTGCCGGTGCCCTCGACCTTCAGGTGCCGGGCGAACTGCTGTGCCGGCGACAgggccagctcctcctccgtCTTGTAGCCGTAGAACTTGGCCCAGTCGTTGCGCCCGGTGTAGACCATGTAGCAAACGAGGCCGAATGCCTGCCAGGCCAGAACGGCGTATCCGATGCTCAGACGCCGCTTCCACAGCTCCGCCCGGTGCTCCGGTATGGGATTCGTGTTGCGCCTCACCCAGCGGCGCAGCCATTTCATCTCAAACAGCGccatttattgtttatttgccaCAATTATTGAGTTTGTTATGTAAAGatacaaaatgtaaacaagCGACAAGCAGCTGGCAGCCAGGGTTGCCACATAGTTCAAATCGACCAACGGATTCGAACCAAGGGTGCAAAGAATGAATAAGTTGCAAACGCAAAAAAGTTGAGCTTATTTTACACGACAAATTTTAAATCCGCACTCGGATAGAAGCCAAACGGCGACGCATTGTGAGCGGAGTTGCGTCCCAAATGTGGCCATCCCAAATTGGATCTGTTTGTTACAGAAGCGATGGTGCTTTATTTACAcgttattaattattattgagtTTTAAAAACTAGCTATAGCCAAATCTTCTTAAAAAAGCGCGAGCGACACGGATTCCCGCCAACAGCCCAGACAGTACGCGAATCTGGCGGCAAAACTAGCCAAGGAGGCAG contains these protein-coding regions:
- the LOC6523815 gene encoding uncharacterized protein LOC6523815, producing the protein MALFEMKWLRRWVRRNTNPIPEHRAELWKRRLSIGYAVLAWQAFGLVCYMVYTGRNDWAKFYGYKTEEELALSPAQQFARHLKVEGTGKIIRFSGFHKVEEVPFDSSEVERVKE
- the LOC6523814 gene encoding cytospin-A, giving the protein MIKLKSLFRRGQGTSSSHSSNSSHKQQQNSSNNNRQKSQSSTSLNTAHEQQQQQHSITAATTKFYAPQETGSYERGVDVGDEGALLLTNQQQEQRRQQQQQLQLQQQQQQQQQQKPQSNTLPQKKSKLKGQKQPKQLPVQQPHSNAPELHDPQQPLMTSLAAVPQASATGGSSNSNINNNNALAALQDGGAAAAAAADFYQQLAAAATATATATSANGSSTSADSPVSAFPAAAAAVAVAAVAASSYQQQQQQQLLNNEQQQQQLLEANNKMQELHKQLERFRSEQTQLETRITELLPYQSEVAKLKGDLVKMQSLQEKAQMEIGNLKYENESLRNRLRDVVNSPLSDAEKHQIIQDSQRLHSSAPASIALPSTHDAHDGTPCLTPDWDKQSSSSEISVACLQDKIIQMEETHYSTNEELQATLQELADLQTQLTDTQTENERLAEEKDVLFQSLCRQTEKLNESRTQISTLQELLLRDTKQPAPEVSASEREQKLLDLIKTSQEEREAVLLKQEELGSELAEVKQAREAGQQELQRQRERIALLDSQLDAANAERRQGEAQFSQAMEEISQRAIEISRLSTLLENARSKIEELEADLSRGDKTDLSDVLDVARKEKDALEERVAELQDQCSRSQAELRRLRDQLSGLTEECKVVKNNAKCAVSHLEYRLEQLQRDKDKIAGEWQALEERVAELQVQCKCHQEDKAQLQSLLAETQRHLGDVQLKLGEAECRLDQETQLRRKEAEEWQQFQADLLMTVRVANDFKTEALSAREQLVLDNKTQKEKIRLLEQQLEKLTKQQLQQSETPQSVLSTVQREMEMATRRSKLSFSRQDSRLSVKTLIESIENNKSQGKADEAESHYSSTSSLNSGTPDLGTTPIIFPPSSDWHESLRLPVLQSSNLHVNVGNQAGAGQGSNLSSGSGGDSASTTKVTLPLRDQQQQQQLAITTTQSQMQNVSQPSTPATPSSAGSSSSGGLPFGNVSKSFISGERKDPLNMLAKNGGSKRNALLKWCQNKTVGYRNIDITNFSSSWNDGLAFCAILHSYLPDRIPYDQLTPANKRRNFSLAFAAAESVGIGTTLNINDMCQIERPDWMQVMSYVTAVYKYFET